In the Clostridium beijerinckii genome, one interval contains:
- a CDS encoding AraC family transcriptional regulator — translation MQATRIEVNDNLQETVKHGSHDFPLAIYTDKFNLFEDGYIRWHWHKEVQFSYSLYDKVVVFIEDEEIILSPGEGIMINSNVLHQIKPYENIDCMMFSIDFDSTLIGGSEESLIEKKYLSPIIESNNLKFLSLKPDVPWQKRILAHLEQVFILSHKKSYGYELEMKNYLSIVWLNLIKEIKEDIKRTVPSASNDDERVKMAMQYIQKNYADNIDLDSIARAANISKSECCRSFKRILKVTPFEYLMEYRVSKAAELLLKNKDSISNISLDVGFNGISYFGKVFKKYRNCSPSEYRTKYCHK, via the coding sequence ATGCAAGCAACAAGAATAGAAGTAAATGATAATTTGCAAGAAACAGTAAAACATGGTTCTCATGATTTTCCACTAGCAATTTATACTGACAAATTTAATCTGTTTGAAGATGGATATATAAGATGGCATTGGCATAAGGAAGTACAATTTTCATATTCACTATATGATAAAGTAGTAGTTTTTATTGAAGATGAAGAAATAATATTATCTCCAGGTGAAGGAATTATGATAAATTCAAATGTACTTCATCAAATTAAACCATATGAAAATATCGATTGCATGATGTTTTCCATTGATTTTGATTCAACTTTAATTGGAGGAAGTGAAGAATCACTTATTGAAAAAAAGTACTTATCTCCAATTATTGAGAGTAATAATTTGAAATTTCTCTCTTTAAAACCTGACGTTCCTTGGCAAAAAAGAATCTTAGCGCATCTGGAACAAGTTTTTATATTATCTCATAAAAAATCATATGGATATGAATTAGAAATGAAAAATTATTTAAGTATTGTTTGGTTAAACTTAATTAAAGAAATAAAGGAAGATATTAAAAGAACTGTACCTTCAGCATCAAATGATGATGAACGTGTGAAAATGGCAATGCAATATATTCAAAAGAATTATGCAGATAATATTGATCTAGATAGTATCGCAAGAGCTGCAAATATCAGCAAAAGTGAGTGCTGTCGAAGTTTTAAAAGAATTTTGAAAGTAACTCCTTTTGAATACTTAATGGAATATAGAGTTTCAAAAGCAGCAGAGCTACTTCTAAAAAATAAGGATTCCATTTCTAATATTTCTCTCGATGTAGGTTTTAATGGCATAAGTTACTTTGGAAAAGTATTTAAAAAGTACAGGAATTGTTCTCCGTCTGAATATAGAACTAAATATTGCCACAAGTAA
- a CDS encoding ASCH domain-containing protein: MANKLAKLVVNGIKTATASAYQLYEIENSPLPAVGGLNIILDTDNNAVCITKTTKVYTCSFNEVSENHALKDGEGDLSLAYWRKAHKDFFSKELKEYDLDFDENMVVVCEEFELVCK, translated from the coding sequence ATTGCAAATAAACTCGCAAAACTAGTTGTAAATGGTATTAAAACAGCAACTGCATCAGCGTATCAGCTATATGAAATTGAAAACAGTCCTCTGCCAGCAGTGGGTGGTTTAAATATTATATTAGACACTGATAATAATGCTGTTTGCATAACTAAAACGACCAAAGTTTATACTTGTTCATTTAATGAAGTGTCAGAAAATCATGCACTTAAGGATGGAGAAGGAGATTTGTCCTTGGCATATTGGAGAAAGGCACATAAAGATTTTTTCTCAAAAGAATTAAAAGAGTATGATCTTGATTTTGATGAAAATATGGTTGTTGTTTGTGAAGAATTTGAATTAGTATGTAAATAG
- a CDS encoding AraC family transcriptional regulator: MDKFIYKKSAGITALSASFADFKYKKHCHKEYAIGVTLRGIQQYNLDGSLQLSYQNGVMLFNPEQPHDGMAHDETGLDYIMLYIEPKLFLESIEKKDIVCFSSPIIYNYRLEQQILNLSNAILSGKDDALCSEFFLSFADSFAQTDLCISYKKENDLIKKAKNMIYYNLENVLRLDDICREFNMSKFQFIRLFKANTGISPYQYFLKCKVEMAKKLIEKNRDVYSAVAECGFVDLTHLNKHFKSIYGITAFEYLSYLN; encoded by the coding sequence ATGGATAAATTTATATATAAAAAATCAGCAGGTATTACCGCACTATCAGCAAGTTTTGCTGACTTTAAATATAAGAAGCACTGTCATAAAGAATATGCAATAGGTGTAACTTTGAGAGGCATTCAGCAGTATAACTTAGATGGTAGCTTGCAGTTATCTTATCAAAATGGTGTTATGCTTTTTAATCCTGAGCAGCCACATGACGGAATGGCACATGATGAGACAGGTCTTGATTATATTATGTTATATATTGAGCCAAAATTATTTTTAGAGAGTATTGAAAAAAAGGATATAGTCTGTTTTTCTTCTCCTATTATTTATAATTACAGACTTGAGCAGCAAATATTAAATCTTTCTAATGCAATATTAAGTGGAAAAGATGATGCATTGTGTAGTGAATTTTTTTTATCTTTTGCAGATAGTTTTGCACAAACGGATCTTTGTATAAGTTACAAGAAAGAAAATGATTTAATTAAAAAAGCAAAGAATATGATTTATTATAACTTAGAGAATGTATTAAGGCTTGATGATATTTGTAGAGAGTTTAATATGTCAAAATTTCAGTTTATTAGATTATTTAAAGCTAATACTGGAATTTCGCCATACCAATATTTTCTTAAATGCAAAGTAGAAATGGCAAAAAAGTTAATAGAGAAAAATAGAGATGTTTATTCAGCAGTAGCAGAGTGTGGTTTTGTTGATTTAACACATTTAAATAAGCATTTTAAAAGCATATATGGAATAACAGCATTTGAATATTTATCATACTTAAATTAA
- a CDS encoding GNAT family N-acetyltransferase, translating into MIIKEYNYLPEEAKKIRVEVFVKEQGFVEEFDEIDEIAKHMVMYEGEQPISTCRIYFNSKKQSFIIGRVAVLKEWRGKNIGAKMLNAAEDCITREGGKSVMLSGQARVAEFYEKQGYEKQGEAYLEEDCLHILMKKNLD; encoded by the coding sequence ATGATAATTAAAGAGTATAACTACTTGCCAGAAGAGGCTAAAAAAATAAGAGTAGAGGTGTTTGTAAAGGAGCAGGGTTTTGTTGAAGAGTTTGATGAAATTGATGAAATTGCTAAGCACATGGTTATGTATGAAGGAGAACAACCAATCTCAACTTGTAGAATCTATTTTAATAGTAAGAAACAGTCATTTATCATAGGGAGAGTTGCTGTTTTAAAGGAATGGCGAGGGAAAAATATTGGAGCTAAAATGCTTAATGCTGCAGAAGACTGTATTACTCGAGAAGGTGGAAAAAGCGTAATGTTGTCAGGACAGGCACGAGTTGCAGAATTTTATGAAAAACAAGGGTATGAAAAGCAGGGAGAAGCTTATTTAGAGGAAGATTGTCTACATATATTGATGAAAAAGAATTTAGATTAA
- a CDS encoding nitroreductase family protein, which produces MDVIRAIEERRSIRKFKDKVVPKEIIEKILELATKAPSGKNRQPWKFIVAQDNTKDEMVRIMENSLHQNKKENKSTGSLESSMNSINEASAVILVFNTFSNIEEDYNHHRLLTDTQSIGAAIQTVLLAAQDFKLGTLWICDIFYCDREICSWLNCKDELVAAVAIGYPDQSPYPRPRKPLEEVVRWI; this is translated from the coding sequence ATGGATGTAATAAGAGCAATAGAAGAGCGTAGAAGTATACGAAAGTTTAAAGATAAGGTAGTACCAAAAGAAATAATAGAAAAGATCTTAGAATTAGCAACTAAAGCACCGTCAGGAAAGAATCGTCAACCATGGAAGTTTATTGTTGCCCAGGATAACACAAAAGATGAGATGGTGAGAATTATGGAGAATTCACTACACCAGAATAAAAAAGAGAATAAATCTACTGGTAGCCTGGAGTCAAGTATGAATTCAATTAATGAAGCATCGGCAGTAATCTTAGTATTTAATACTTTTTCTAATATTGAAGAAGATTATAATCATCATAGATTACTTACTGATACTCAATCAATTGGGGCTGCAATACAAACAGTTCTTTTAGCAGCACAGGATTTTAAACTAGGAACTCTTTGGATTTGCGACATATTTTATTGTGACAGAGAAATATGCTCATGGTTAAATTGCAAAGATGAACTTGTAGCAGCAGTAGCAATTGGATATCCAGATCAATCACCATATCCAAGGCCACGAAAGCCATTAGAAGAGGTTGTAAGATGGATATAA
- a CDS encoding DMT family transporter, translated as MNFQPRIKGIILVIIGAMLWGISGTAAQYLFQKKGFSPEWLVVIRLLSSGIILLLYTFMKGEQNIWKVWKSKNDALSLIFFSILGMLGVQYTYFAAIKYGNAATATILQYSSPVIITCYLAIRNKKIPKLKEIIAIGLAMLGTFFIITKGNIHSISISRLALFWGIASAFAAAFYTLQPRLLLRKWGSILVVGWGMLIGGIAFSFIEQPWNCTGIWSTNSILAIIFVVLFGTLIAFTCFLESLNYIKPTESSILSSAEPLSAAILSVLWLHEELGIAQWIGTACIITTIIILSRIKQ; from the coding sequence GTGAACTTTCAGCCAAGGATAAAAGGAATAATCCTGGTAATCATAGGAGCCATGTTATGGGGGATATCAGGTACTGCTGCTCAATACTTATTTCAGAAAAAGGGATTTAGTCCAGAGTGGCTTGTTGTAATACGTTTATTATCATCGGGAATAATTTTATTATTATATACTTTTATGAAAGGTGAGCAAAATATATGGAAAGTATGGAAAAGTAAGAATGATGCTTTGAGTCTTATATTTTTTAGTATATTAGGCATGCTAGGTGTACAATATACATATTTTGCAGCCATTAAATATGGGAATGCAGCAACAGCAACAATACTTCAATATTCATCACCAGTAATAATTACTTGTTATTTAGCCATTCGTAATAAAAAAATTCCAAAGCTTAAAGAAATTATTGCTATTGGACTAGCAATGCTAGGGACATTTTTTATAATTACAAAGGGGAATATTCATAGTATATCTATTTCAAGGTTGGCATTGTTTTGGGGAATTGCATCAGCATTTGCAGCAGCCTTTTATACTTTACAACCTCGCTTACTTCTTAGAAAATGGGGATCCATATTAGTAGTTGGGTGGGGGATGTTAATAGGAGGAATAGCCTTCAGCTTTATTGAGCAGCCATGGAATTGCACTGGAATTTGGTCTACTAATTCAATATTAGCTATTATATTTGTAGTATTATTTGGAACGTTAATTGCTTTTACTTGCTTTTTAGAAAGTTTAAATTATATAAAGCCGACAGAGTCAAGTATATTATCATCAGCTGAACCTTTATCGGCTGCTATATTATCTGTATTATGGTTACATGAAGAGCTTGGAATAGCACAATGGATTGGAACGGCATGTATTATAACTACAATTATAATTTTGTCTCGTATAAAGCAATAA
- a CDS encoding DUF6143 family protein: MLENNSNYILDNKSGKLQEVVSIPISLYKSMRGRYFVGQTETLWVGNGSNAWAGLVNPRNSDVNLYANVFTISNLSNDYLTAQIWLNTSFPEKACVSRKTSPTNTALKPIPKNKVDIRFIESTRIVPKDGVNVYERIVPPNTTLVGEEDGKFIEAPGGNYTLIIKSSNLIIDKVVVAFGWWEKPICKK, from the coding sequence ATGTTAGAAAATAATAGTAATTATATACTAGATAATAAAAGTGGTAAATTACAAGAAGTAGTTAGCATTCCTATTTCTTTATATAAATCAATGAGAGGAAGATACTTTGTAGGGCAGACAGAAACTTTATGGGTTGGTAATGGTTCAAATGCCTGGGCTGGTTTAGTAAATCCACGTAATTCAGATGTCAATTTATATGCAAATGTATTTACTATTTCAAATTTATCTAATGACTATTTAACTGCCCAAATATGGTTAAATACTAGTTTTCCTGAAAAAGCTTGTGTATCCCGTAAGACCTCTCCAACCAACACTGCGTTAAAGCCAATACCAAAAAACAAGGTAGATATTAGATTTATTGAGTCTACTAGAATTGTTCCTAAAGATGGAGTTAATGTATATGAAAGAATAGTACCCCCTAATACAACATTAGTAGGTGAGGAAGATGGAAAGTTTATAGAAGCTCCAGGTGGAAACTATACTCTAATTATAAAATCATCAAATTTAATAATTGATAAGGTAGTAGTCGCATTTGGATGGTGGGAAAAACCAATATGTAAAAAGTAG
- a CDS encoding zinc ribbon domain-containing protein encodes MMCINMKGMIRMTKVAMCQSCGLPFNEEHAHFIAREQDGSESIYCTNCYKDGKFIDPNMSMKEMVELIVPVLGKVIGEEEARKEMTTLLPTLKRWR; translated from the coding sequence ATGATGTGTATTAATATGAAAGGAATGATAAGAATGACAAAAGTAGCGATGTGTCAGAGTTGTGGGTTACCGTTTAATGAAGAACATGCACATTTTATAGCAAGGGAGCAAGATGGAAGTGAGAGTATTTATTGTACAAATTGCTATAAAGACGGAAAATTTATTGATCCCAATATGTCTATGAAAGAAATGGTGGAGCTAATTGTACCGGTTTTGGGAAAAGTAATAGGGGAAGAAGAAGCAAGAAAAGAAATGACAACATTATTACCAACTCTTAAACGTTGGAGATAA
- a CDS encoding LysE family translocator: protein MNITSFLIYCIIVTVTSGPTNIVILSTVNNWGTKKAMEYTYGATIAFSLLLIISAVLNTALMAVLPKILCIMQIIGSLYILYLAYQICKMDTSKSTAKETATFLSGFLMQFVNPKVVLFTMTVIPSFVMPYYTKLSALMIFVAYITIIGFGAFITWVLFGTIFKTFLQKHQKIVNIIMALFLVYSAIIVSGVGELIKG from the coding sequence ATGAATATTACATCTTTTCTTATTTACTGTATTATTGTTACAGTTACGTCTGGACCTACGAATATTGTAATATTGTCTACGGTAAATAATTGGGGGACAAAGAAAGCAATGGAGTATACATATGGAGCAACTATTGCGTTTAGTTTATTACTTATTATTTCAGCTGTTTTAAATACTGCACTTATGGCGGTTTTGCCAAAAATTCTATGCATCATGCAGATAATCGGAAGTCTTTATATTCTCTATCTTGCTTATCAAATATGCAAGATGGATACATCAAAATCAACTGCAAAAGAAACGGCAACTTTTTTATCGGGGTTTCTTATGCAGTTTGTGAATCCAAAGGTCGTATTATTTACAATGACAGTAATTCCGAGTTTTGTTATGCCATACTATACTAAACTATCTGCTTTAATGATATTTGTTGCATATATAACAATTATTGGATTTGGTGCATTTATTACATGGGTACTTTTTGGCACAATTTTTAAGACATTTTTGCAGAAACATCAAAAAATTGTTAATATAATTATGGCATTATTTTTAGTTTATTCTGCAATAATAGTATCTGGTGTAGGCGAGCTGATTAAGGGGTGA